The following proteins are encoded in a genomic region of Magallana gigas chromosome 1, xbMagGiga1.1, whole genome shotgun sequence:
- the LOC105327856 gene encoding multiple epidermal growth factor-like domains protein 6 isoform X7, translating to MASQMVQLGLFIFCVGFALVSGQCNIPNCDSCASSDLTCTRCVSGYYPYFATCTACSKGCVNVTSGPTCDATSGICTRGCTPGWVGEKCDRCDSNYYKAGDTCYKCSDHCVSSCDGTTGSCFGGCREGYWGTRCENTCSPFCQGNACFYTNGTCINGCINGFYGLPCETPCGACPCDRTQGTCVGSCTVGFYGEQCNKQCQTSCFDNRCERVSGRCTSDCPTGFYGDFCSMNCSTGCDGACNRDSGTCSTGCKRGFYGDTCVNQCNPNCKNGYCGRFDGNCQGECVDGFFGDQCAKRCQSSCSGNCDQKTGSCSGECQAGRYGEFCEKFCTVGCSSGTCDRNTGICLSSCVSGLYGAYCNQSCVNCDSVGCNKLSGVCYGQCDPGYFGSMCNKVCSSFCLDLSCQKNNGDCLGECKVGYYGSNCSQRCSENCNNSICSKTSGDCFSCAMGLYYGPKCQTPCGVCDHEGCNSETGACLGSCEPGYYGDKCKGLCNSNCEYEACDRTTAKCLGCETGFYGHNCTMVCSTDCPIRQCDQDKGYCSQNCSIGRWGQTCENECSTNCFENKCDRSTGDCFACDDGFYGPKCQQSCSPQCASGTCERSLGGCIGGCKVGYFDFKCNSPCVRYCIGSCNQTTAFCNNPCPPGRYGDYCSLLCEETCAGTNNTCERSTGVCSIGCDVGYFGNNCLMACPNCDSSGCHRSNGTCVASCKLGYYGPSCNRTCSPTCDASGCVKDSGFCRGSCRVGYFGSFCGNPCNTNCDSAGCHRTSGVCLGSCKPGYYNPTCSGVCSSHCRNGTCERFNGTCSECEVGYYGSFCNSTCSKCDSQGCNQAEGKCFGNCEIGFYGDKCDKVCPSNCITASCEKSNGYCSACKDGYFGMNCSSTCNSFCISNKCNQTSGYCTFDCPSGYRGLFCNEQCDSACADNTCNRFTGACVGSCETGKYGELCEQMCNSNCGGGTCLKDSGTCIGGCKVGFHGLMCNAVCSAQCASSCDQTAGTCDGACKVGHYGSFCERPCNTFCKGDACDKVTGACSSGCDLGYYGTYCNQSCSNCDSQGCNDRTGNCLGQCDLGFYGSQCNSLCATTCLRACQKTTGLCSDCPTGYYGDYCLQQCMTCDSMGCSISDGTCLGFCKNNMYHDQYCRSICGQNCENGTCNKETEYCDSCVQGFYGPKCTLRCNGNCQQNSCRRSDGYCTYPCSERYYGPTCTSICSIYCSNGCNRQTGVCNACTAGRHGDFCNNTCSSTCASGICEKQNGNCVGSCVPKYYGDKCTSECSTSCATSCNRTTAYCIGDCIPGHYGNFCEMDCSFGCIGQVCGRSNGVCGSGCKAGYWGVFCNNTCQSCDANGCFQNNGTCASQCLPGFYGADCTQNCSLTCKDSRCDRSTGACTECKDGYYGERCNFNCSTGCLNNACTQYSGVCKSSCKPGFYGTSCNRVCMGCSECIKSTGDCANCTQGFYGTNCQYACSSFCKLSSAEQLICDKDSGACAYQCRDGWWDAKCDQPCNNAVGCQSTACDINTGHCLTTCKDEYFGNRCEQRCSATCSGGKCEKLSGTCSIGCDNGYYGPTCSLTCPQNCLTCDFQTGTCISCVKGKYGSTCQFNCSSTCRVTSDSQQTCEKLSGNCLNDCTNGYFGDRCIKPCPGRCVSGSCNRANGQCDGDCMNGYYGLFCNQSCANCSEVSGQEMCHRSTGVCTNGCKLGFFNDRCSKVCSFDCQSFACSGTERSCTFGCIQGLFGSDCTSKCNPNCVNDLCERTSGECTVGCRSGFYGTLCDRNCKTAGCASGSCDRQTGACQTSCLAGYFGPYCNSTCPRCDYLSCDKTTGACIGDCKAGFYGSNCELQCSQNCNGSSCDRSSGRCTNGCSAGWYGEQCNQQCPINCNQGICNRVSGNCDSCKDGHYGIKCELFCSTNCINPFCNFTDGTCVDCASGWWGNACNVRCPDNCENLICSQNTGNCLTCKPGFYGTDCRLTCSGCASFNGESNCLQLDGTCLNKCNPGFYGSMCTGVCNNKCKNNICVNSATNCSEGCKIGFYGQDCQSICSANCMNSECNKISGACLQGCKPRFFGQTCNRACNTSCLDNLCNSVDGHCLDCPDQYYGQFCESECHANCLGGVCDKNGRCVSCKSGYYGEMCTKACGNCTNCDRTTGCQACPVGKWGNACQYNCNANCQLNQCSKDDGTCNCKIGFYGTSCDKPCNNSGNCITLACEKVTGDCSGNCVDGWYGSKCGIHCPDHCKNKACNRQNALCSFGCSPGYYGDLCTSQCPVGCYDCTSDTSCLSCKPNRYGTKCIMQCSDNCKLPTDGTRVCDTSTGKCVLGCRDGYYGENCNKKCSSNCNNIACERDTGRCIGICKATFYGFFCNESCNGCETVGGSSCEQPTGRCLHGCVTGFYGTYCRDQCSSNCQNQKCETSSDNCLEGCITGKYGFDCKQECDAKCFGGKCARSTGSCELCHSGFEGPTCSQSLVSSENNNLPLIVGLSSGGGFLLIIIIVTVLCMQQLRSRKRLEREIAVKHFQEQNGWTFDDERLTANQFDKMSAFNGSMHGGSVHGSIHGSQFHGSQYHDGNDQFRSRGGSTSGNVVFFMKK from the exons GGCAATGCAACATTCCGAATTGTGATAGCTGTGCGTCCAGCGACTTGACCTGTACCCGATGTGTCAGTGGTTACTACCCATACTTCGCCACGTGCACGGCTTGTAGCAAGGGCTGTGTTAATGTAACATCCGGGCCTACATGTGACGCAACTTCCGGGATATGCACCAGAGGATGCACGCCTGGATGGGTCGGTGAAAAGTGTGATAGATGTGACAGTAACTATTACAAGGCGGGGGACACGTGCTACAAGTGTAGTGATCACTGCGTGAGTTCGTGCGACGGTACGACAGGAAGCTGTTTCGGTGGATGTCGGGAAGGGTACTGGGGAACTCGCTGCGAGAACACGTGTAGTCCGTTTTGCCAAGGAAACGCGTGTTTTTACACCAACGGCACGTGCATAAACGGGTGCATCAATGGATTTTACGGTCTTCCGTGCGAGACGCCATGTGGAGCTTGCCCCTGTGACAGAACGCAGGGCACCTGCGTTGGTTCATGCACAGTTGGATTTTACGGAGAACAGTGCAACAAACAATGTCAAACGAGCTGTTTCGATAACAGGTGCGAACGAGTAAGTGGACGTTGTACATCCGACTGCCCCACTGGCTTCTACGGTGATTTTTGTTCCATGAACTGTAGTACGGGCTGCGACGGAGCGTGTAACCGGGACTCAGGGACCTGCTCCACTGGTTGTAAACGGGGATTTTACGGCGACACCTGTGTAAATCAGTGCAACCCAAACTGTAAAAATGGATACTGTGGCCGATTTGACGGAAACTGTCAGGGGGAATGTGTTGATGGATTTTTCGGTGATCAGTGCGCTAAGCGGTGTCAAAGTTCCTGTTCCGGAAACTGCGACCAAAAGACGGGATCCTGCTCGGGTGAGTGTCAGGCCGGACGGTATGGGGAATTCTGTGAAAAGTTCTGTACAGTAGGTTGCTCTTCAGGCACATGTGATAGAAACACTGGCATATGCCTATCTTCCTGTGTATCTGGACTGTACGGGGCATACTGTAACCAATCATGTGTAAACTGCGATTCGGTCGGTTGTAATAAGTTATCGGGGGTATGTTACGGGCAGTGTGATCCAGGTTATTTCGGTAGCATGTGTAACAAAGTCTGCTCTTCCTTTTGTCTTGATTTATCTTGTCAAAAGAATAATGGAGATTGTCTTGGGGAATGTAAGGTCGGATACTATGGGTCTAACTGTTCACAAAGGTGTAGTGAGAATTGCAACAATTCAATCTGTTCTAAAACATCTGGAGATTGTTTCAGTTGTGCCATGGGTCTGTATTATGGTCCGAAATGTCAAACTCCATGTGGAGTGTGCGATCACGAAGGTTGCAATTCTGAAACAGGAGCTTGTCTTGGATCATGTGAACCTGGTTATTATGGGGACAAATGTAAAGGGTTGTGTAATTCAAATTGTGAATATGAAGCTTGCGACCGCACAACTGCAAAATGTCTTGGGTGTGAAACAGGTTTTTATGGTCATAACTGCACAATGGTTTGCAGTACAGATTGCCCTATACGACAATGCGACCAAGATAAGGGATATTGTTCCCAAAATTGCTCCATTGGTCGATGGGGTCAAACTTGCGAGAATGAATGTAGTACGAATTGCTTTGAAAACAAATGTGATCGCAGCACTGGCGATTGTTTTGCTTGCGATGACGGTTTCTACGGTCCGAAGTGTCAGCAGTCCTGCAGTCCACAATGCGCTTCTGGAACATGTGAACGCAGCTTAGGTGGTTGTATCGGCGGATGCAAGGTCGGCTACTTCGATTTCAAATGCAATTCACCTTGTGTTAGATATTGCATTGGTTCTTGCAACCAGACGACTGCCTTTTGCAACAATCCATGTCCGCCTGGAAGATACGGGGACTACTGTTCACTGCTTTGTGAGGAAACATGCGCGGGAACAAATAACACCTGCGAGAGATCAACGGGGGTCTGTTCAATCGGATGCGATGTTGGATATTTTGGCAACAACTGTTTAATGGCTTGTCCTAATTGTGATAGTAGTGGATGTCACAGATCAAACGGGACGTGTGTTGCGTCATGTAAATTAGGTTATTATGGCCCCTCATGTAATCGTACATGCAGTCCAACTTGCGATGCTTCAGGATGCGTGAAAGATAGCGGGTTTTGTCGGGGTAGCTGTAGGGTTGGTTATTTTGGAAGCTTTTGTGGAAACCCATGCAACACGAACTGCGACTCTGCTGGTTGCCACAGGACCTCTGGAGTGTGCCTTGGATCGTGTAAGCCTGGTTACTACAATCCGACCTGTTCCGGTGTTTGCAGCTCACATTGCAGAAACGGAACATGCGAGCGTTTTAATGGAACATGCTCCGAGTGCGAAGTTGGTTACTATGGATCTTTTTGTAACTCAACTTGCAGTAAATGTGACAGCCAGGGATGTAACCAAGCCGAAGGGAAATGTTTTGGTAACTGTGAAATTGGGTTTTATGGAGACAAATGTGACAAGGTTTGTCCCAGCAATTGCATCACTGCATCATGCGAGAAGTCAAATGGATATTGTTCAGCATGTAAAGATGGATATTTCGGTATGAACTGCTCATCTACTTGTAATTCGTTTTGCATCAGCAATAAATGCAACCAGACTTCAGGATACTGTACGTTTGATTGTCCGAGTGGATATCGAGGTTTATTTTGCAATGAACAGTGTGATTCAGCATGCGCTGACAACACATGCAACCGATTCACGGGTGCCTGCGTTGGGAGTTGCGAGACCGGAAAATACGGAGAACTCTGTGAACAAATGTGTAATTCGAACTGTGGTGGAGGTACTTGTCTAAAGGACTCAGGGACGTGCATTGGGGGTTGTAAAGTAGGCTTTCATGGCCTGATGTGCAATGCTGTCTGTAGCGCTCAGTGTGCTTCCTCATGTGATCAAACGGCAGGTACCTGCGACGGGGCGTGTAAGGTGGGCCATTATGGAAGCTTTTGCGAAAGACCATGCAACACTTTCTGCAAAGGAGATGCGTGTGACAAAGTCACCGGAGCTTGCTCTAGTGGATGTGATCTGGGATACTATGGAACGTACTGTAATCAATCTTGCAGCAACTGTGATTCACAGGGCTGCAACGATCGAACCGGTAATTGTCTAGGACAATGTGACTTGGGTTTCTATGGCTCACAATGCAACTCTTTGTGCGCAACTACCTGTCTCAGAGCTTGTCAGAAAACAACTGGACTTTGCTCAGATTGTCCAACTGGCTATTATGGAGATTATTGTCTGCAGCAATGTATGACTTGCGACAGTATGGGATGTTCTATTTCAGATGGTACGTGTCTTGGGTTTTGCAAAAACAACATGTACCACGATCAGTACTGTAGGTCCATATGTGGACAGAATTGCGAAAATGGAACTTGTAACAAGGAAACGGAATATTGTGATTCATGTGTGCAAGGTTTTTATGGTCCAAAGTGTACATTACGATGCAATGGGAATTGTCAGCAAAATTCATGTAGACGAAGTGATGGGTATTGTACATACCCCTGCTCAGAACGATATTACGGTCCAACCTGCACATCGATATGTAGCATTTACTGTAGCAACGGTTGCAATCGACAGACAGGCGTCTGCAATGCTTGCACAGCTGGTCGTCATGGCGACTTTTGTAATAATACATGCAGCAGTACTTGTGCATCCGGTATCTGTGAAAAACAGAATGGAAATTGTGTTGGTTCATGTGTCCCAAAATATTATGGCGATAAATGTACTTCTGAGTGTAGCACCTCCTGTGCAACTAGCTGTAACAGAACAACAGCATATTGTATTGGCGACTGCATACCTGGACACTATGGTAACTTTTGCGAAATGGACTGTAGCTTTGGATGTATTGGTCAAGTCTGCGGTAGAAGTAATGGGGTCTGCGGAAGTGGCTGCAAAGCTGGATACTGGGGTGTGTTCTGTAACAACACCTGTCAATCTTGTGACGCTAATGGATGCTTTCAGAATAACGGAACATGTGCATCCCAGTGCTTGCCTGGTTTCTACGGAGCAGACTGTACACAAAACTGTAGTTTAACATGCAAGGACAGCAGATGCGATCGCTCAACAGGTGCCTGTACTGAATGTAAGGATGGCTATTACGGAGAACGATGCAATTTTAATTGCAGCACTGGTTGTTTGAACAATGCGTGCACGCAGTATTCGGGAGTGTGTAAATCTAGTTGCAAACCCGGGTTTTATGGAACAAGCTGTAATAGGGTGTGCATGGGTTGTAGCGAGTGTATTAAGAGTACTGGGGACTGTGCAAATTGTACTCAAGGTTTTTATGGAACAAACTGCCAATACGCATGCAGTTCGTTTTGCAAATTGTCCTCTGCTGAACAATTGATATGTGACAAAGACAGTGGAGCATGCGCATATCAATGCAGAGATGGATGGTGGGATGCAAAGTGCGACCAACCCTGCAATAATGCAGTAGGTTGTCAAAGTACCGCTTGTGACATCAATACCGGGCACTGCTTGACAACATGCAAGGATGAATATTTTGGAAACCGGTGTGAACAACGTTGCAGCGCAACATGTTCAGgtggaaaatgtgaaaaattatcGGGTACATGTTCTATTGGCTGCGATAACGGTTACTACGGACCAACGTGTTCTTTGACCTGTCCGCAAAACTGTTTAACCTGCGATTTTCAAACTGGAACTTGTATTTCCTGCGTAAAAGGTAAATACGGTAGCACTTGTCAATTTAATTGTAGCAGTACTTGTAGGGTAACTTCAGATAGCCAACAAACCTGTGAGAAATTATCAGGTAACTGCTTAAATGATTGTACCAATGGATACTTTGGTGATAGGTGTATAAAGCCTTGTCCAGGCCGATGTGTGAGTGGCAGTTGCAACAGAGCAAACGGACAATGCGACGGTGATTGTATGAATGGCTATTATGGTCTCTTCTGTAACCAAAGTTGTGCAAACTGTTCTGAGGTCAGTGGTCAAGAAATGTGCCATCGTTCCACAGGAGTTTGCACCAACGGGTGTAAACTCGGATTCTTTAACGATCGCTGTTCGAAGGTTTGTTCATTCGATTGCCAATCATTTGCTTGCTCGGGCACCGAGAGAAGCTGCACTTTTGGATGCATACAGGGTTTATTTGGATCAGATTGTACATCGAAATGCAACCCGAACTGTGTCAACGATCTTTGCGAGAGGACCTCCGGGGAATGTACGGTTGGATGTCGATCAGGATTTTATGGAACACTGT GTGATCGGAACTGTAAAACAGCAGGATGTGCTAGCGGAAGCTGTGATCGGCAAACGGGTGCTTGTCAGACAAGTTGTTTGGCGGGTTACTTTGGACCCTACTGCAACTCAACCTGTCCTCGATGCGATTATCTCAGTTGTGACAAGACAACAGGTGCTTGCATTGGGGACTGCAAGGCGGGTTTTTACGGATCAAACTGTGAACTACAATGCAGTCAAAACTGCAATGGCTCAAGTTGCGACAGGTCCTCTGGCAGATGTACCAACGGTTGTTCAGCTGGATGGTACGGAGAGCAATGTAACCAGCAATGTCCGATTAATTGCAATCAAGGCATTTGTAATCGTGTCTCGGGTAACTGCGACTCTTGCAAAGATGGGCATTATGGAATAAAATGCGAATTGTTTTGCAGTACCAACTGCATAAATCCATTCTGCAATTTTACAGATGGGACATGCGTTGACTGTGCTTCTGGTTGGTGGGGAAATGCTTGCAATGTAAGATGCCCTGATAACTGTGAAAATCTAATCTGTTCCCAGAACACTGGTAACTGCCTAACATGTAAACCTGGTTTTTACGGCACCGACTGTAGACTTACTTGTTCTGGGTGTGCATCATTCAATGGTGAGTCCAACTGCTTGCAATTAGATGGTACTTGCCTGAACAAATGTAACCCGGGATTTTATGGAAGTATGTGTACAGGAGTTTGCAACAATAAgtgcaaaaataatatttgcgTAAATTCAGCCACAAATTGTTCTGAAGGATGTAAGATTGGTTTCTATGGACAAGATTGTCAGTCCATATGTAGTGCCAACTGTATGAACTCAGAATGCAACAAAATTTCCGGCGCTTGTCTTCAAGGTTGCAAACCGAGATTCTTTGGTCAAACAT GTAACCGTGCTTGTAACACCTCATGCTTGGATAATTTATGCAATTCTGTTGATGGACATTGTCTTGACTGTCCAGATCAGTACTATGGCCAATTTTGTGAATCGGAATGCCATGCTAATTGCCTTGGAGGTGTCTGCGATAAGAATGGGCGATGTGTCAGTTGTAAATCAGGATATTATGGAGAAATGTGTACCAAAGCTTGTGGAAACTGTACCAACTGTGACCGAACAACTGGATGCCAAGCGTGCCCTGTAGGAAAATGGGGAAACGCCTGTCAGTATAATTGCAATGCTAACTGCCAACTGAACCAGTGCAGCAAAGATGATGGGACGTGCAATTGTAAAATTGGTTTCTATGGAACTTCCTGTGATAAGCCTTGCAATAACTCTGGTAACTGTATTACACTTGCTTGTGAAAAGGTTACGGGCGATTGCAGCGGAAATTGTGTTGATGGTTGGTATGGTAGTAAATGTGGTATACATTGCCCAGATCATTGCAAAAACAAAGCATGCAATCGTCAGAATGCATTGTGTAGCTTTGGCTGTTCACCTGGTTATTATGGAGATCTATGTACATCGCAATGCCCCGTTGGTTGTTATGATTGCACTTCTGATACCTCCTGTTTGTCTTGTAAACCAAATCGTTACGGAACAAAATGTATTATGCAGTGCAGTGATAACTGCAAGCTGCCCACCGATGGGACAAGAGTGTGCGATACATCAACTGGAAAGTGTGTTCTTGGTTGTAGGGATGGATACTATGGCGAAAATTGCAATAAGAAGTGTTCTTCAAATTGTAATAACATTGCTTGCGAGAGAGACACGGGCAGGTGCATTGGAATATGTAAAGCGACCTTCTATGGCTTTTTCTGTAACGAATCGTGCAATGGGTGCGAAACTGTAGGGGGAAGTAGCTGCGAACAGCCAACTGGGCGATGTCTGCATGGTTGTGTTACAGGCTTTTATGGAACCTATTGCCGGGACCAGTGCAGTTCAAATTGCCAAAACCAGAAATGCGAAACATCTAGTGACAACTGCTTAGAAGGGTGCATCACTGGAAAGTATGGTTTCGATTGTAAACAAGAGTGCGACGCAAAATGTTTCGGTGGCAAATGCGCACGCTCGACTGGATCCTGTGAACTATGCCATAGTGGATTTGAGGGGCCAACAT GCAGCCAAAGCCTGGTGTCTTCTGAGAACAACAACCTTCCACTGATTGTTGGTCTGTCGTCAGGCGGTGGATTCCTGCTGATCATCATCATCGTAACAGTCTTATGCATGCAACAACTACGATCAAG AAAACGTCTTGAAAGAGAGATAGCGGTAAAACACTTCCAAGAACAAAATG gATGGACATTTGATGACGAGAGATTGACAGCAAACCAGTTTGACAAAATGAGTGCTTTTAATGGCAGTATGCACGGCGGAAGCGTGCACGGAAGTATTCACGGAAGCCAGTTCCACGGCAGTCAATACCATG ACGGAAATGACCAGTTCCGATCAAGAGGAGGTTCAACTTCCGGAAATG TAGTGTTTTTCATGAAGAAGTAA